A genomic stretch from Mesoplodon densirostris isolate mMesDen1 chromosome 3, mMesDen1 primary haplotype, whole genome shotgun sequence includes:
- the TIFAB gene encoding TRAF-interacting protein with FHA domain-containing protein B encodes MERPLTVLRVSLHHPTPGPATFANVPLQLEHDTSPLLVGRGPDAHLQLQLPRLSRQHLSLEPYLEKGGARLAFNLKALSRKGCVWVNGLTLRFLEQVPLSTINRVAFSGMEMVVHIEGGTSLEAFVCCFQLSPSPLIYRLQAEETDEWEITPQEQPPSGSGQQAPGHLGLLDSPSQPGPGGAPEIQLQREPPDSALC; translated from the coding sequence ATGGAGAGACCCCTCACGGTCCTGCGGGTGAGCCTGCACCACCCCACGCCAGGCCCTGCCACCTTCGCCAATGTCCCTTTGCAGCTAGAGCACGACACCAGCCCACTGCTGGTGGGCCGGGGCCCGGATGCCCACCTCCAGCTGCAGCTCCCTCGCCTCTCCCGCCAGCACTTGTCACTGGAACCCTACCTGGAGAAGGGCGGTGCCCGGCTGGCCTTCAACTTGAAGGCTCTGAGCCGCAAGGGCTGCGTGTGGGTCAACGGGCTGACGCTGAGGTTCCTGGAGCAGGTGCCCCTGAGCACCATCAACAGGGTCGCCTTCTCTGGCATGGAGATGGTGGTCCACATCGAGGGAGGCACCTCCCTGGAGGCCTTTGTCTGCTGCTTCCAACTCAGCCCCTCACCCCTGATTTACAGGCTCCAAGCTGAGGAGACCGACGAATGGGAAATCACCCCCCAGGAGCAGCCTCCCTCAGGTTCAGGGCAGCAGGCTCCGGGTCACCTGGGGCTTCTCGACAGCCCTTCCCAGCCTGGCCCTGGAGGAGCACCAGAAATACAGCTCCAGAGGGAGCCCCCAGACAGTGCTCTCTGCTAG